One region of Theileria equi strain WA chromosome 4 map unlocalized gcontig_1105316255039, whole genome shotgun sequence genomic DNA includes:
- a CDS encoding conserved hypothetical protein (encoded by transcript BEWA_054910A): MATELKKTGGSSSLRQFAMFMAGFSLLQPLRVAVTAGSFSVSRFGVPYEKIGVFINVIHNSMETAGDFGLFIMSFYVLFGIGKKWIKESTLSILSIWSLFVVNVLLLIAYTSGGEQGCLTFYYWTLVMASLGFGLDESISLTVGVTDVAYFGLGMPLSGIMVCLYHVAYLYLAKTFHWSNIDYWIVVWQIIIAVTIAGTAATTWTLAYHGEQVSGKDTCTEGGLAKRMEPVKSHFFMCIVGMSCIYAFYPAIAPYQFVSPQIGHKVDLVVLFVSTLSPLAIAGLCQAGVGPDQKWATKDGKNFAWWHATWIFALPYFTIISICLIAMHYPGCRLSRGIYGKMAMVTLITVSFKFCEETLRGVSASGVGMQGECKDGEGDGQLSALNALMAQFTMDVFSYIGTGYIKLYQKYEHDRDNWPTKHYGFWKSLGYWIGNSIKGGVKCIGESFSTDIRSNLIKNQEFLYIVYTDDTDNSSQPPKAKNPTVMKIVHGI, encoded by the coding sequence ATGGCGACTGAACTAAAAAAGACCGGAGGATCAAGTTCCCTCCGGCAGTTTGCCATGTTCATGGCTGGGTTCTCACTTTTACAGCCTCTACGTGTTGCAGTTACCGCGGGAAGCTTTTCGGTAAGTAGGTTTGGAGTTCCATATGAGAAAATTGGcgtatttataaatgtcaTTCACAACTCTATGGAGACAGCTGGCGATTTCGGATTATTTATCATGTCTTTTTACGTCCTTTTTGGTATAGGCAAAAAGTGGATTAAGGAGAGCACTTTGTCAATACTTTCAATTTGGTCTCTCtttgttgtaaatgtcCTGCTTCTCATCGCTTATACGTCTGGAGGTGAACAAGGCTGTTTGACATTTTATTACTGGACACTTGTCATGGCTTCCCTAGGGTTTGGTCTAGATGAATCTATATCTCTCACTGTTGGGGTTACAGATGTGGCCTACTTTGGTCTTGGTATGCCCCTATCTGGTATAATGGTTTGTCTATACCATGTAGCCTACCTGTACCTGGCCAAAACGTTTCACTGGTCCAATATTGACTACTGGATTGTTGTATGGCAAATTATCATTGCAGTCACCATTGCCGGAACAGCTGCAACTACGTGGACTTTGGCATATCATGGTGAACAGGTTTCAGGAAAAGATACATGTACTGAAGGGGGCTTAGCTAAAAGAATGGAACCTGTGAAATCTCATTTCTTCATGTGTATTGTTGGAATGAGTTGTATTTATGCCTTTTATCCTGCCATTGCACCTTACCAATTCGTGAGTCCGCAGATTGGTCACAAGGTTGATCTTGTCGTTTTATTCGTGAGCACATTATCTCCTCTTGCAATTGCAGGTTTGTGTCAAGCAGGTGTTGGTCCAGATCAAAAATGGGCTACcaaggatggtaaaaattttgcatgGTGGCATGCAACATGGATTTTTGCGTTgccatattttacaatcaTTTCTATATGCCTGATAGCAATGCACTATCCAGGTTGTAGACTCTCCAGGGGGATATACGGCAAGATGGCGATGGTTACATTGATTACTGTGAGCTTTAAGTTTTGTGAGGAGACGCTAAGGGGAGTTTCTGCCAGCGGTGTTGGAATGCAAGGCGAGTGTAAAGACGGAGAAGGGGACGGACAACTCTCAGCTCTAAATGCACTAATGGCTCAATTCACCATGGATGTTTTTTCATACATTGGGACTGGGTATATAAAACTATACCAGAAATATGAGCATGACAGAGACAATTGGCCTACCAAACACTATGGGTTCTGGAAGTCCTTAGGATATTGGATTGGTAACTCTATAAAGGGTGGAGTAAAATGTATTGGGGAATCTTTCAGTACGGATATAAGGTCTAATCTTATAAAGAACCAAGAGTTTCTCTATATTGTGTATACTGATGACACTGATAATAGTAGCCAACCTCCAAAGGCGAAGAATCCTACAGTAATGAAGATAGTTCACGGTATATAG